The DNA segment AGATCATGGGAGTATTACAGGTATTATCGTTCTATCGACAGTTCTTAGTATTATCACCATTCCATTGGTAATAAACTTCTTGTTATGATTATCAATTAAATCATATGCAATAAAAAACTTCTCCCAGATATTGATTTGGAGAAGTTTTTTAACTTAAAAACTAATAAAAAAATTGGTTGTAAGTGTTAAATCAAAGGTTCACTCATATTTTGGATAAGGGCAATCATTATTGAATCTTTTACTCCTTTAAGATGCTCTTCCATAATTTTTTGTGCCGTTTCTATATCTTGCTTTTCTATTGCTTCTAGTATTAAGCCGTGTTCATTTATCACATTTGTAGTCCTGTATTGAAAATCTGTATAATAGAGGTAGCGTATAAAGGACTGGTTTATATCTGTCATGTATTTTACAAGTAGAGAGTTGTAAGAGCTTTCTGCTATTGTAAAATGGAACTCACTGTCTATGTCAAGGAAACTTCTTCCTGCAATTTTATCTTTGTTTAAAAGCCATTTTTGTTCCTCATAGAGCGCTCTTAGTTTTACTAAATCTTCGGGCTTTCTTTTTATTGTCGCATCCCTTATAGCAAGATGTTCCAGGGCTTCCCTTAAATCGAATATTTCTAAAAAAGACTTGGGAGATAATTCCTTAACCCTAGTACTTTTACTACCAAATATAACTAAACCTTCATGACTAAGCTTTTGTAGGGCAGTCCTAATAGGAGTTCTACTAATGCTCAATAGTTCAGAAAGTTCCTCTTCGACTAATAATGAGCCTGGTTTGAATTCGAGAGAAAGTATGGCTCTTTTAATGTAGGAATAAGCGATATCTGAGAGAGTCATTTTATTATTTCTGTCAATTTCTTTCATTTAGACACCTTTATCATTTGTATGAAAACAATAATTCTTTGTATTTATATTAACATAAAATGTTTAATTATTCAATAATTATATTTAAAATCATGTAATTAATCTATTGCAATATACAAATAACCGTGATATTATACTTATATGTATACAATAACTAGATATTATTAGAGCCTTAATTATAAATTAGTTATTGGTTTATTACCCCTTTAGGGAGGAAAGGAAAGGTTGTGATTGATATGAAGTTGGGAGACAAGATAAGAAATTTCGCAATTGAATTGACTAAGGTGGGCAGTATTGTAGGCAGTAGGGATGAAAATGATGCAACCAGAAAAGTAATGGAGCGCTTTGAAGAGATGGAATATTTTAGACACCATCCTGATAATCTCTTCTATGTAGATGCTGTAGATGATCCTCTTGAAAGAAA comes from the Synergistaceae bacterium genome and includes:
- a CDS encoding GntR family transcriptional regulator, which translates into the protein MKEIDRNNKMTLSDIAYSYIKRAILSLEFKPGSLLVEEELSELLSISRTPIRTALQKLSHEGLVIFGSKSTRVKELSPKSFLEIFDLREALEHLAIRDATIKRKPEDLVKLRALYEEQKWLLNKDKIAGRSFLDIDSEFHFTIAESSYNSLLVKYMTDINQSFIRYLYYTDFQYRTTNVINEHGLILEAIEKQDIETAQKIMEEHLKGVKDSIMIALIQNMSEPLI